The proteins below come from a single Deltaproteobacteria bacterium genomic window:
- a CDS encoding sulfatase: MTRFVVACILGGLVGGALVGLGEVVLILSTSAEPEEYWLVPYAVVSYGLLGSALALAGVLVGAASGRTRLSSVRGFSFGVGIAVAVLSVIVGRYHIIQRVFHEELILVSPTGVAVHVGLCVGGVVLAWLVAKMGRILYAGVAVWGVLAIFVLALAGSVGLALATSRPEAAGSSVQAKATASGPNVIFIVTDTLRADALTTYGGASGQTPHLDAFARDGVLFERAYSQASWTRPSIASLLTSLYPSQHGAIHKMDMLPDRVLTLAEAFSAAGYWSAGLVTNINVAPIFNFQQGFGEYHYLPPDFYFWATDSSTRLAIYKGLRAVRERFGADRMYFYNYYQDARVVDDNVTAWIEQSPPQPFFLLIHYMDPHDPFFEIPYDGRAVARASTPEPPVARRDEMHRLYLEDVSYLDAHLGALFDRLRSRGLYDNSVIAVVADHGEEFQEHGGWWHGTTLYDEQVHVPLIVKRAHEPTPGLRRTDPVRTIDVAPALMVAAGARPPQAFMGHDLFRDGLDQWPVYAEEDLEGNVLTSLRVGDWKVITANPGNPRGLRPVELYEVSSDPHERNDRAANEPELTSALLQQLAAARARIATGHALQPIEGPANAVDRRS, encoded by the coding sequence ATGACGCGGTTCGTAGTCGCGTGCATATTGGGAGGGCTGGTTGGCGGCGCCCTAGTTGGCCTCGGTGAAGTGGTGCTCATTCTGTCAACCAGCGCCGAGCCGGAGGAATACTGGCTAGTGCCGTACGCGGTGGTTTCGTACGGGCTGCTCGGGTCAGCGCTCGCGTTGGCAGGCGTCCTGGTCGGGGCGGCGAGTGGCCGGACGCGGTTGTCGAGCGTACGCGGATTCTCGTTTGGAGTCGGGATCGCAGTAGCCGTTCTGTCGGTGATCGTCGGGCGCTACCACATCATCCAGCGAGTATTTCACGAGGAGCTGATCCTGGTCTCGCCGACTGGTGTGGCGGTGCACGTAGGCCTTTGCGTTGGGGGAGTCGTGCTCGCGTGGCTGGTGGCGAAAATGGGGCGCATCCTTTACGCCGGCGTCGCGGTGTGGGGCGTGCTCGCGATCTTCGTGCTGGCGTTGGCCGGCAGCGTCGGGCTTGCGCTTGCCACCTCTCGTCCCGAAGCGGCCGGTAGCTCGGTCCAAGCGAAGGCCACGGCCAGCGGTCCGAACGTCATCTTCATCGTCACCGATACGCTGCGTGCAGATGCGCTCACTACCTACGGTGGTGCGTCCGGGCAGACACCGCACTTGGATGCCTTCGCGCGCGACGGAGTCTTATTCGAGCGGGCCTATTCGCAGGCGAGTTGGACGCGTCCGTCGATCGCCAGCTTGTTGACCAGCCTATATCCGTCGCAGCACGGAGCGATCCACAAGATGGACATGCTCCCGGATCGCGTGCTGACACTGGCTGAGGCCTTCAGCGCCGCGGGCTATTGGAGCGCGGGATTGGTCACCAACATCAATGTGGCGCCCATCTTCAATTTCCAGCAAGGCTTTGGCGAGTATCACTATCTGCCGCCGGATTTTTATTTCTGGGCGACCGATTCATCGACACGCCTCGCCATCTACAAGGGCCTGCGGGCAGTGCGGGAGCGCTTCGGTGCCGACCGCATGTACTTTTACAACTACTACCAGGATGCGCGCGTGGTTGACGACAACGTGACGGCTTGGATCGAGCAGTCGCCGCCGCAGCCGTTCTTCCTTCTGATCCATTACATGGACCCGCACGATCCATTCTTCGAAATTCCCTACGATGGCCGCGCGGTGGCGCGCGCCAGCACCCCCGAGCCGCCGGTGGCCCGTCGTGACGAGATGCATCGCTTGTACTTAGAGGACGTGTCCTACCTCGATGCGCACCTCGGCGCCTTGTTCGATCGCCTCCGTTCCCGCGGCCTGTACGATAACAGCGTGATCGCCGTGGTTGCGGATCACGGTGAGGAATTTCAAGAGCACGGCGGCTGGTGGCACGGCACGACACTGTACGACGAGCAAGTCCACGTGCCGCTCATCGTCAAGCGCGCGCACGAGCCGACCCCGGGGTTGCGTCGCACCGACCCGGTCCGCACCATTGATGTGGCGCCCGCGCTCATGGTGGCTGCGGGTGCACGGCCGCCGCAGGCTTTCATGGGGCACGACTTGTTCCGCGATGGTCTCGACCAGTGGCCGGTATACGCGGAAGAGGACCTTGAGGGGAACGTCCTCACGTCGCTCCGTGTAGGGGATTGGAAGGTGATCACAGCGAACCCGGGGAATCCGCGTGGACTACGTCCCGTGGAGCTGTACGAAGTGAGTTCGGATCCACACGAGCGGAACGATCGGGCGGCGAACGAACCGGAGCTTACGAGCGCGCTGCTGCAGCAGCTGGCGGCGGCGCGCGCTCGGATCGCGACCGGTCATGCGCTGCAGCCGATCGAGGGACCAGCGAATGCTGTTGATCGTCGGTCTTGA
- a CDS encoding AAA family ATPase — MYCDFYQMTERPFNVTPDPKCLYLNARYREALAALQYGIVQRKGFITLIGEAGTGKTTLLKRLMDDFDQKTRTVFIFNTHVTFEEILEYVFAEFDLPIHNGKKLYMLQRLNTFLLEQLRGGGNVALLIDEAQDLDYTVLEDLRLLSNLETAKEKILQIVLSGQPELGDKLSNPALRQLRQRIAVSCRLLPLSREELSEYVQYRLHAVGCSDLKLFTRDAEEQIYRFSRGIPRLINVVCDNALVIGYALGKKRIAGDVISEAAADLMPLQETVVPTEVPRKEGPVTVAVPAMTTERPRARLGLIALVLGAILIGLLSVGRSMLQRPAVEQPATPQEPAAALARPAEVIRPGSLQVPREAESVRAEPPRGEAAAPLPAMRPQEVPPPADPAPALGPRSDAEIAPMPPERLAGAKVPAAVIEHNRSGSGPANVVEPMAYAAEPAPRVAEPVKRVPEPVARPAEPPVHGAEPVVKVVEPAAPKAPVAVASGPRLAPADPKTLWADAEDVMPVAPAPRAMVTTIDEGADAGATAVPAEEIRLAANQFERVVVQSGDSISRIAMRKYGQSNQTILDLLKLANPELHDVNVISVGQTLQLPDLSESSVVTYGDRRFAVLVYSTAQPTRAAALDAALRARGQHSRVVKGALSARHPVFRVLIDGFADRAAAVSASRDVQRLFREDSRMAMLVH, encoded by the coding sequence ATGTACTGCGATTTCTACCAGATGACGGAGCGGCCGTTCAACGTGACCCCGGATCCGAAGTGCCTCTATCTCAATGCCCGCTACCGCGAGGCATTGGCGGCCCTTCAGTACGGCATCGTGCAGCGCAAGGGGTTCATTACCCTCATCGGCGAAGCCGGTACCGGCAAGACGACCCTGCTTAAGCGCCTGATGGATGACTTCGATCAGAAGACGCGCACGGTGTTCATCTTCAATACCCACGTGACCTTCGAGGAGATACTCGAATACGTTTTCGCCGAATTCGATCTGCCTATTCACAACGGTAAGAAGCTCTATATGCTCCAGCGCCTCAACACGTTTCTCCTCGAGCAACTGCGCGGCGGTGGTAACGTGGCGCTGCTGATCGACGAGGCGCAGGATCTCGACTACACCGTGCTCGAGGATCTGCGGCTGCTCTCCAATCTGGAGACCGCCAAGGAAAAAATCCTGCAGATTGTTCTGTCGGGTCAGCCCGAGTTGGGTGACAAACTCAGCAACCCGGCGCTGCGCCAGTTGCGGCAGCGCATCGCCGTGAGCTGCCGGCTGCTGCCGCTCTCGCGTGAGGAGCTCAGTGAGTACGTTCAGTACCGCTTGCACGCAGTTGGATGCAGCGATCTGAAGCTGTTTACACGCGATGCCGAGGAGCAGATCTATCGATTCTCGCGCGGCATCCCGCGACTGATCAACGTGGTCTGCGACAACGCGCTGGTGATCGGTTACGCACTCGGCAAGAAGCGTATCGCCGGCGATGTGATCTCCGAAGCAGCGGCGGACCTGATGCCGTTGCAGGAGACCGTGGTGCCCACGGAAGTACCTCGGAAAGAGGGCCCGGTGACGGTGGCTGTGCCGGCAATGACCACGGAGCGGCCGCGGGCACGGCTTGGCCTGATCGCCCTAGTCTTGGGTGCGATCCTGATTGGCCTGTTGTCGGTCGGGCGCAGCATGCTGCAACGCCCCGCCGTGGAGCAGCCGGCGACTCCACAGGAGCCAGCCGCCGCCCTTGCGCGACCGGCCGAGGTCATTCGCCCGGGGTCGTTGCAAGTGCCCCGCGAGGCGGAGTCGGTGCGGGCCGAGCCGCCACGTGGTGAAGCGGCTGCACCGCTGCCAGCGATGCGGCCGCAGGAAGTCCCGCCCCCTGCGGATCCGGCGCCGGCCCTCGGCCCGCGTTCGGATGCCGAGATCGCCCCGATGCCGCCGGAGCGTCTGGCGGGCGCCAAGGTACCGGCCGCCGTGATCGAACACAACCGCAGTGGGTCTGGGCCTGCGAACGTTGTTGAACCGATGGCGTACGCGGCCGAGCCGGCGCCGCGCGTAGCCGAGCCGGTCAAGCGCGTGCCGGAGCCCGTGGCGCGCCCCGCAGAGCCTCCAGTGCACGGAGCGGAGCCCGTCGTCAAGGTTGTCGAACCGGCCGCGCCGAAGGCGCCCGTGGCAGTGGCGAGCGGACCCAGACTAGCGCCTGCGGATCCGAAGACGTTGTGGGCGGACGCCGAAGACGTAATGCCCGTCGCGCCGGCGCCGAGAGCGATGGTGACGACGATCGATGAGGGTGCCGACGCAGGCGCAACCGCCGTTCCTGCGGAGGAGATCCGCTTGGCCGCCAATCAGTTCGAACGCGTCGTTGTGCAATCGGGCGATTCGATCTCGCGCATCGCAATGCGCAAATATGGCCAATCCAATCAGACGATTCTCGACCTGCTCAAGCTGGCCAATCCGGAGTTGCACGACGTGAACGTGATCTCCGTTGGGCAGACGCTGCAGCTGCCCGACTTGAGCGAAAGCTCGGTGGTTACATACGGCGACCGCCGCTTTGCCGTGTTGGTCTATTCGACCGCGCAGCCAACGCGGGCCGCCGCGCTCGACGCTGCCCTGCGTGCGCGTGGACAGCACAGCCGAGTCGTCAAGGGCGCGTTGAGCGCGCGCCATCCGGTGTTCCGAGTCCTGATCGACGGCTTCGCTGATCGGGCGGCGGCTGTGTCGGCGAGTCGCGATGTCCAACGTCTCTTCCGTGAAGACAGTCGCATGGCAATGCTCGTGCACTAG
- a CDS encoding sigma-54-dependent Fis family transcriptional regulator translates to MTPQVLVVDDDPLIREQLHALLTKQAYEVTAAADVARALESLAEREFTLAVVDMKIPGSDGIALTREIRERWPNVDVVMITGYGSIRGAVEAMKQGACDYIAKPFESEEILLAIGKVLERRRLIDEIEYLRKQLSDRYTFANMVTRSPAMIEVFSTIEMLAQNSVTVLISGESGTGKELVARAIHFQGKRRAGRFVAINCAAFPESLLESELFGYERGAFTGAVQDRMGKIEAANGGTLFLDEVESMPLAMQVKLLRVLEERAIEKLGSNKSIPVDMRVLAASNRDLAALVKTGQLREDFYYRINVVPVHLPPLRERSEDIALLVADFLRNHSLAREKGINRISERALAQLMSYSWPGNVRELLNVLERGVLRAKADSIREVDVPVDVETQVSRRGGVDFQIPLREFLRRAEREYLAHVLERYHGGIGPSARHAMVDQATLHRKIKAHGLRAGEFRNGRGETGREPT, encoded by the coding sequence ATGACTCCTCAAGTTCTCGTCGTTGATGACGATCCGCTGATCCGCGAGCAGCTTCACGCTCTCCTGACCAAACAGGCCTACGAGGTAACCGCTGCCGCCGACGTGGCGCGGGCGTTGGAGAGCTTGGCCGAGCGCGAGTTTACGCTCGCGGTCGTCGACATGAAGATTCCCGGCAGCGACGGTATCGCGCTGACGCGCGAGATCCGCGAGCGCTGGCCAAACGTAGACGTCGTAATGATCACCGGGTACGGGAGTATTCGAGGCGCGGTCGAGGCCATGAAACAAGGGGCCTGCGACTACATCGCGAAGCCGTTCGAGTCCGAGGAAATCTTGCTCGCGATCGGCAAAGTGCTGGAGCGTCGACGCCTGATTGACGAGATTGAGTACCTGCGCAAGCAGCTGTCCGATCGCTACACGTTTGCCAACATGGTGACTCGGAGCCCCGCGATGATCGAGGTGTTTTCGACCATCGAGATGCTGGCGCAGAACAGCGTAACCGTACTGATCTCCGGCGAGTCGGGCACTGGCAAGGAACTGGTGGCACGTGCGATCCACTTCCAGGGCAAGCGGCGCGCCGGTCGCTTCGTTGCCATCAACTGCGCCGCGTTCCCCGAGTCGCTGCTGGAGAGCGAACTGTTTGGCTACGAGCGCGGTGCCTTCACTGGGGCGGTGCAGGATCGCATGGGCAAGATCGAGGCGGCGAACGGTGGCACGCTCTTTCTCGACGAGGTTGAGAGCATGCCGCTGGCTATGCAGGTGAAGCTGCTGCGAGTCCTTGAGGAGCGCGCGATCGAGAAGCTCGGCAGTAACAAGTCGATCCCGGTTGACATGCGAGTGTTGGCTGCTTCCAATCGTGACCTTGCCGCGCTGGTGAAGACTGGGCAGCTGCGCGAGGATTTCTACTACCGCATCAACGTGGTTCCGGTTCACCTGCCGCCTTTGCGCGAGCGGTCGGAGGACATTGCTCTGTTGGTGGCGGACTTTCTGCGCAACCATTCGCTCGCGCGTGAAAAGGGCATCAACCGAATTTCCGAACGCGCGCTCGCGCAACTCATGAGCTATTCTTGGCCGGGAAACGTGCGGGAGCTGCTGAACGTGCTCGAACGTGGGGTTCTGCGTGCCAAGGCCGACAGCATTCGCGAAGTGGACGTGCCGGTCGACGTTGAGACCCAGGTGAGCCGACGCGGTGGCGTGGACTTCCAAATTCCCTTGCGCGAGTTTCTGCGCCGAGCGGAACGAGAATACCTCGCCCACGTGCTGGAGCGCTACCACGGTGGCATTGGCCCAAGCGCTCGCCACGCTATGGTCGATCAGGCGACGCTCCATCGTAAGATCAAAGCCCATGGTTTGCGTGCGGGCGAGTTCCGCAACGGTCGGGGCGAGACGGGCAGGGAGCCGACATGA
- a CDS encoding sigma 54-interacting transcriptional regulator, translating to MALPRIFVIDDSEAVRETLSIVLAHTGEVHEVAPHDCSASYPVPDARPDLIIANADTIPAVALRAIGAASLPVIWLRAQPMDGAPLRASAGPSIVLPARFDGHVLTEHVRQLLRRAPQSQPQPTNDKLAYPYLSHEAAQVAREAAANRLPVLISGEPGTGRARVAAAIQLAHSATRLVPMPPASCTRNAIQDLATTGPDVSILIDDVASATAETQALLLEVVDAGGLWTPRGWLAIRIMAATAADLGSMTYGSSFSHDLYYHLNVLPITLPPLRERTHDIPVLARAIAAELCSNLGCRPVAFTPRAMQRLTRYLWFGNTAELETVLARTIALAHKEVLDVGDLLFGYGPLVVVPASQPAQPEQPATPLASSAVDMIINELAHEFKNPLVTLKTFAQHLDRLVLEESSRDQLVLMTGEAVDRMDRALENLLQFTRFHEPSPQPVPLGAILGPALAELGPLLSERRLMLDYRPPHSNVVVSVDPEQITYALENLLRALIRNIGDGGSIAVHCGEGGRMTIQLPAGNGRGIAKLASLLPPRDGNEESPVPLGLALARSLVKRNGGQFEIQESATGATVTIQLSAADGVGRVVRDDGTTTAANR from the coding sequence GTGGCGCTGCCCAGGATCTTCGTTATTGACGACTCCGAAGCGGTGCGTGAAACGCTGTCGATCGTGCTTGCCCACACGGGCGAGGTACATGAAGTCGCACCCCACGATTGTTCGGCATCATACCCCGTTCCGGACGCTCGCCCCGATCTGATCATCGCCAACGCGGACACGATTCCGGCCGTGGCGCTGCGCGCCATTGGCGCCGCAAGCCTGCCGGTGATCTGGCTGCGCGCACAACCAATGGACGGAGCGCCGCTGCGTGCGTCGGCCGGCCCGTCGATAGTGCTGCCGGCGCGTTTTGACGGCCACGTCCTCACCGAGCACGTCCGACAGCTGCTGCGCCGCGCGCCCCAATCGCAACCGCAGCCAACGAACGACAAGTTGGCCTACCCCTACCTGTCGCACGAGGCGGCTCAGGTTGCGCGCGAGGCCGCTGCGAATCGCTTGCCCGTGCTGATCTCGGGTGAGCCCGGCACCGGCCGCGCGCGCGTCGCCGCCGCGATTCAACTCGCGCACTCGGCCACCCGTCTGGTGCCAATGCCACCGGCGAGCTGTACTCGCAACGCGATCCAAGACCTCGCCACGACCGGGCCGGACGTGAGCATCCTCATCGATGACGTGGCATCAGCCACCGCGGAAACGCAGGCGCTGCTGCTCGAAGTCGTGGATGCCGGCGGGCTGTGGACACCGCGCGGATGGTTGGCGATCCGCATCATGGCCGCGACGGCGGCGGATCTTGGGAGCATGACGTACGGCAGTTCGTTCTCGCACGACTTGTACTATCACCTCAACGTGCTGCCAATCACGCTACCGCCGTTACGCGAGCGCACTCACGACATTCCCGTGCTCGCGCGGGCGATCGCCGCCGAGCTGTGCAGCAACCTGGGCTGTCGTCCAGTAGCGTTCACGCCTCGCGCGATGCAACGGTTGACGCGCTACCTCTGGTTCGGCAACACCGCCGAGTTGGAGACCGTGCTCGCTCGCACGATCGCGTTGGCGCACAAGGAAGTCCTCGATGTGGGCGACCTGCTGTTCGGCTACGGCCCACTTGTCGTCGTGCCGGCCTCTCAACCGGCGCAACCGGAGCAGCCCGCCACACCGCTGGCGAGCAGCGCGGTCGACATGATCATCAATGAGCTCGCGCACGAGTTCAAAAATCCGCTCGTGACGCTGAAGACCTTCGCGCAGCACCTCGATCGGCTCGTGTTAGAGGAATCCAGTCGCGATCAACTCGTTCTGATGACCGGAGAGGCGGTTGATCGCATGGATCGAGCGCTAGAGAACCTGCTGCAGTTCACGCGCTTCCACGAGCCGTCGCCACAACCGGTGCCGCTCGGAGCGATATTGGGTCCGGCGCTCGCCGAACTCGGTCCGCTATTGAGCGAGCGCCGACTGATGCTCGACTATCGGCCACCCCACAGCAACGTCGTCGTCAGCGTCGATCCGGAACAGATCACCTACGCGCTGGAAAACCTCCTCCGCGCCCTGATCCGCAATATCGGGGACGGTGGCTCGATCGCGGTCCACTGTGGCGAGGGCGGCCGCATGACAATCCAGTTGCCCGCCGGCAACGGACGCGGTATCGCCAAACTTGCGAGCCTGTTGCCGCCGCGCGACGGCAACGAGGAATCGCCGGTGCCCCTGGGCTTGGCACTCGCGCGCAGTTTGGTGAAACGGAACGGCGGCCAGTTCGAAATTCAGGAGAGCGCGACCGGGGCCACGGTCACGATTCAGCTCTCTGCTGCGGATGGAGTGGGGAGGGTGGTGCGCGACGATGGAACGACCACGGCTGCTAATCGTTGA
- a CDS encoding sigma-54-dependent Fis family transcriptional regulator — protein sequence MERPRLLIVDDELSVRESLRMILKERYEPVLATSGEEALDLLRQERPEVILLDVLMPGMDGLETLERIALLKPAPPVIMLTATKTVKTAVSAMKLGAFDYITKPFDIDELHLQIDRAVQSAALLHEVEALRTEVGRRYSFDNIIGGSGKMQSVLKTVGMVAPLKTTVLITGESGTGKEVIAKAIHYNSPRASQSLVTLNCSAIPDNLLESELFGHERGAFTDAYSKKLGQFEHAHKGTIFLDEIGEMNPATQAKILRVLEQGTFTRVGGGHPVSVDVRVIAATNRDLQQGMRDGTFRSDLYYRLNVVAIHLPPLRERTEDLAPLIRHFLSLKSRELGVAEKPFNPEALDRLMSFHWPGNVRELENLIERALVLSQGSVMTLDDLPQYVVSGENQPHPAQQSVIRGERRLSDAVDQFEQELIRSALAEADFNQTRAAQILGTTRRILKYKMDKLGIVSVDKDPDAAASNT from the coding sequence ATGGAACGACCACGGCTGCTAATCGTTGATGACGAGCTGAGCGTCCGCGAATCGCTGCGGATGATCCTGAAGGAGCGCTACGAACCGGTGCTCGCCACCAGTGGTGAGGAGGCGCTCGATCTCTTGCGACAGGAGCGTCCCGAGGTGATCCTGCTCGATGTCCTGATGCCGGGCATGGATGGGCTCGAGACCTTGGAACGCATCGCCCTGCTCAAACCCGCACCGCCGGTCATCATGCTCACCGCCACCAAGACGGTGAAGACGGCGGTGAGCGCTATGAAGCTCGGCGCCTTCGACTACATCACCAAGCCCTTCGACATCGACGAGCTGCACCTGCAGATCGATCGGGCCGTGCAATCGGCGGCGCTGTTGCACGAAGTCGAAGCCCTCCGTACCGAAGTCGGTCGCCGCTACAGCTTCGACAACATCATCGGCGGCTCGGGCAAAATGCAGTCGGTGCTGAAGACCGTCGGGATGGTAGCCCCGCTCAAAACCACCGTGCTCATCACCGGCGAGAGCGGCACCGGCAAGGAAGTCATCGCCAAGGCCATCCACTACAACAGCCCGCGCGCCAGCCAGTCGTTGGTCACGCTGAACTGCAGCGCCATTCCGGACAATTTGCTCGAAAGCGAGTTGTTCGGTCACGAGCGTGGTGCCTTCACCGACGCGTACAGCAAGAAACTTGGGCAGTTCGAACATGCGCACAAAGGTACCATCTTCCTTGACGAAATCGGCGAGATGAACCCGGCCACGCAGGCGAAGATCCTGCGGGTATTGGAACAGGGGACGTTTACTCGAGTCGGCGGCGGCCATCCAGTCAGCGTCGATGTCCGTGTCATCGCCGCCACCAATCGCGACCTGCAGCAAGGCATGCGCGACGGCACCTTCCGCTCCGACCTCTACTATCGGCTCAACGTCGTCGCCATCCACTTGCCACCGTTGCGCGAACGCACGGAAGATCTCGCGCCACTCATCCGCCACTTCCTCTCGCTCAAGTCGCGCGAGCTCGGCGTCGCCGAGAAACCGTTCAACCCCGAAGCGCTTGATCGTCTGATGTCCTTCCACTGGCCCGGCAATGTGCGCGAGTTGGAGAACCTCATTGAACGAGCGCTCGTGCTGTCGCAGGGGTCGGTGATGACTCTGGACGACCTGCCGCAATACGTCGTCAGCGGCGAAAACCAGCCGCATCCGGCGCAGCAGTCCGTCATCCGTGGCGAGCGCCGCCTCAGCGACGCGGTCGACCAGTTCGAGCAAGAGTTGATTCGCAGCGCCCTCGCTGAAGCCGATTTCAATCAGACACGCGCCGCACAAATTCTCGGCACCACTCGGCGCATCCTCAAGTACAAGATGGACAAACTGGGCATTGTTTCGGTCGACAAGGATCCCGACGCAGCCGCATCCAACACGTGA
- a CDS encoding hybrid sensor histidine kinase/response regulator has translation MDECASLLIIDDERGPTESLRMIFKPSYKVFTAARAEQALDILRTTAIDVVTLDLRMPGMPGIELLEHIKEHDPDIEVIIVTGYAALDSAIRGLRHRVFDYVTKPFDVPHIADLVRRAVGRRRASLRMRNIKEDFLANLSHELRTPLSAIIGYGAILAEELQAMVNTEQRTALDRIQANSQELLSLIEGVLLLNALDAGEVPLTVDPFDITAATQRIGHRFEPLATEKGLHFDVTYSADGLWAISDEDKVERVLVALLDNAVKFTSHGGITLSVRQAPQPGAVEIEVADSGIGMGEEEMAQALKGLAQTDSSPRRRYRGLGLGLRLATRLVEFLGGDLRVHSEAGSGTQCIVTLPARRVAPHDQFTHLH, from the coding sequence ATGGACGAGTGCGCATCGCTGCTGATCATCGACGACGAGCGGGGGCCGACCGAATCGTTGCGGATGATCTTCAAGCCTTCCTACAAGGTCTTCACCGCCGCGCGGGCCGAACAAGCCCTCGACATTCTGCGTACGACCGCGATTGATGTCGTCACCCTCGACCTCCGCATGCCTGGAATGCCCGGCATCGAACTGCTCGAGCACATCAAGGAACACGATCCCGACATCGAAGTCATCATCGTCACCGGCTACGCCGCGCTGGACTCGGCGATTCGCGGATTACGCCATCGCGTCTTCGACTACGTGACCAAGCCGTTCGACGTCCCCCACATTGCGGATCTCGTTCGCCGCGCCGTCGGCCGCCGGCGCGCCTCGCTGCGGATGCGAAACATCAAGGAAGACTTTCTCGCCAATCTTTCGCACGAGCTGCGCACGCCGCTGAGCGCCATCATCGGCTACGGCGCCATCCTCGCCGAGGAGTTGCAGGCGATGGTCAACACCGAACAGCGCACCGCTCTCGATCGCATTCAAGCAAACTCGCAAGAGCTGCTCAGCTTGATCGAAGGGGTCCTACTGCTCAACGCGCTCGACGCAGGCGAAGTGCCGCTCACGGTCGACCCGTTCGACATCACCGCGGCAACGCAGCGCATTGGTCATCGTTTCGAGCCGCTGGCAACCGAGAAGGGGCTGCACTTCGACGTGACGTACTCGGCCGACGGTCTGTGGGCCATTAGCGATGAAGACAAAGTCGAGCGCGTGCTGGTCGCCCTGCTCGACAACGCGGTGAAGTTCACCTCGCACGGCGGCATTACGCTGAGCGTCCGTCAAGCGCCGCAGCCGGGCGCCGTCGAGATCGAAGTCGCGGACAGCGGTATCGGCATGGGCGAGGAGGAAATGGCACAGGCCCTCAAGGGGCTCGCGCAGACCGATTCCTCGCCGCGCCGACGCTATCGCGGGCTTGGGCTCGGATTGCGGCTGGCGACGCGGTTGGTCGAGTTTCTCGGTGGCGATCTTCGCGTGCACAGCGAGGCCGGCAGTGGCACGCAGTGCATCGTCACCCTGCCCGCGCGCCGCGTAGCGCCCCACGATCAGTTCACCCACTTGCACTGA
- the cofG gene encoding 7,8-didemethyl-8-hydroxy-5-deazariboflavin synthase CofG: MYAAGAALAASDSASAREPVPAILASALAGQPISEADANVLIDVDDVGLRDAMATACEVRERYKGSAVTYSPKVFLPITNLCRDFCSYCTFRKDPNDPGAWTMTPEEVRSWSRDGKERGAIEALMCLGDKPELVFKSYRQTLEVLGHTTTIEYVRHACEVALEEGLLPHTNAGLMTRAEMASLKPVNVSMGLMLETISPRLRERGGPHYHAPDKDPVLRMRMIHEAGELQIPFTTGILVGIGETRAERVASLIAIRDAHERYGHIQEIIIQNFRAKPSIPMATSPEPDTLEMARTLAVCRLLMPAMNIQAPPNLSPYDHRILLNSGLNDWGGISPLTRDYVNPEAPWPHVAALAATCKGEGSILQPRLPIYDEYIDRPGFLDPALHARTRALAAGRGGVLPC; this comes from the coding sequence ATGTACGCTGCCGGCGCGGCTTTGGCCGCCTCTGATTCTGCTTCGGCTCGGGAGCCCGTCCCCGCTATCTTGGCATCTGCACTCGCCGGTCAGCCAATCAGCGAAGCCGACGCCAACGTTCTCATCGATGTTGATGACGTGGGTCTGCGGGATGCGATGGCAACGGCTTGCGAGGTGCGCGAACGCTACAAGGGTTCCGCCGTCACCTACTCTCCGAAAGTCTTTCTGCCGATTACCAACCTGTGCCGCGACTTCTGTTCGTATTGCACGTTTCGCAAAGACCCCAACGATCCCGGCGCGTGGACGATGACGCCGGAAGAAGTTCGCTCGTGGTCGCGCGACGGCAAGGAGCGCGGCGCGATCGAGGCACTCATGTGCCTCGGCGATAAACCGGAATTGGTCTTCAAGTCGTATCGTCAGACGCTCGAAGTCCTCGGCCACACCACCACGATCGAGTACGTTCGCCACGCGTGCGAGGTCGCGCTTGAAGAAGGTCTGCTGCCGCACACCAACGCCGGCCTGATGACGCGTGCCGAAATGGCGAGCCTGAAGCCGGTCAACGTCAGCATGGGGCTGATGCTCGAAACCATCAGCCCGCGCCTGCGCGAACGCGGCGGTCCGCACTATCACGCGCCGGACAAGGATCCGGTGCTGCGCATGCGGATGATTCACGAGGCCGGCGAGTTGCAGATTCCGTTCACGACGGGCATCCTCGTCGGCATCGGCGAAACTCGCGCCGAGCGGGTCGCCAGTTTGATCGCGATCCGCGACGCGCACGAACGCTACGGACACATTCAGGAGATCATCATCCAGAACTTCCGCGCCAAGCCGAGTATCCCGATGGCCACCAGCCCCGAACCCGACACGCTCGAAATGGCGCGTACCCTCGCCGTGTGCCGGCTGCTGATGCCGGCGATGAACATTCAAGCGCCGCCGAACCTCAGTCCATACGATCACCGCATCTTGCTCAACTCCGGTCTCAACGACTGGGGTGGCATCTCCCCGCTGACGCGGGACTACGTCAACCCCGAGGCTCCCTGGCCGCACGTCGCCGCATTGGCCGCGACGTGCAAAGGGGAAGGCTCTATCCTGCAACCTCGCCTGCCGATCTACGATGAGTACATCGATCGGCCCGGCTTCTTGGATCCGGCGCTGCACGCGCGCACGCGCGCGCTGGCGGCCGGCAGAGGAGGAGTCTTGCCATGTTGA